In the genome of Perca fluviatilis chromosome 4, GENO_Pfluv_1.0, whole genome shotgun sequence, one region contains:
- the LOC120557365 gene encoding protein shisa-5-like — MASGLPSVVVFALCAVLATCVSADDQDCQAFNNQPFKRCDKYSFCCGSCFNRYCCKDSFWRFPEDKQDDCVTFGSYSSPMPMIFGIGGSITILLIFICCCVCPCCCLYKMCRKPRPVLTTTTHTTVVTSAPPQYPQQPTATPGQPQSYQGAQYQPYHPAPVQPGYGAQPMPQGYGAQPMPQGYGAQPMPQGYGAQPMPTSPYHGQPFIAAPPPTYQEAIGPGFHPNPMPYSQAAFTPGQPAYPLQPPVQPQPNAPLPPTGYQAQPAYNPDYVAPPP; from the exons ATGGCGTCAGGCCTGCccagtgttgttgtgtttgcttTATGTGCGGTCCTGGCCACTTGTGTATCTG CAGACGACCAGGACTGTCAGGCCTTCAATAATCAACCATTCAAAAGATGCGATAAATACTCGTTTTGCTGTGGTAGCTGTTTCAACCGGTACTGCTGTAAAGACTCTTTCTGGCGGTTTCCTGAGGATAAACAAGATGACTG tgTTACCTTTGGCAGTTATTCCTCACCAATGCCCATGATCTTTGGTATTGGTGGCTCCATCACTATTTTGCTCATCTTCATCTGCTGCTGTGTCTGTCCCTGCTGCTGCCTGTACAAGATGTGCCGCAAGCCAAGAC CTGTGTTAACTACCACCACCCACACAACAGTGGTCACCAGCGCTCCTCCGCAGTACCCCCAGCAGCCAACTGCAACTCCTGGGCAGCCTCAGTCCTACCAGGGGGCCCAGTATCAACCCTACCACCCCGCACCAGTGCAGCCAGGTTACGGAGCCCAGCCCATGCCACAGGGCTACGGAGCCCAGCCCATGCCCCAGGGCTACGGAGCCCAGCCCATGCCCCAGGGCTACGGAGCGCAGCCCATGCCAACATCACCCTACCATGGGCAACCGTTCATAGCTGCACCACCACCAACATATCAGGAAGCCA TCGGTCCTGGCTTCCATCCCAACCCGATGCCTTACAGCCAGGCTGCATTCACCCCCGGCCAGCCAGCGTACCCTCTGCAGCCTCCTGTCCAGCCGCAGCCCAACGCTCCACTCCCACCCACAGGCTACCAAGCCCAGCCAGCGTACAACCCTGATTATGTTGCTCCGCCACCCTAG